AGATCGCTAAAGCACTAATTCCTGCAAATCTGCAGTTACCTTTGCTCCAGAAGTAGCATCCAAACCATTGGCATGGAGATGCCTGCACCTTTGCAGTTATTGAACTTTATAAGATGATATCTATTAAAAAAAGATGCACTTTTGCAGGCTTCCTACGATTTGCTAAGCAATGAGGATCAACATCATCATAATCAAAAAAAGTGTCCCAGCAGCCATTTTTGGCTTTTAGGACACTCCTATTTTTCTTATAAATAAACTTTTCATTAATCAGCCAGGAACGCTAATGACTCTTCCTACTCTTGGCTCAGAAAAGCCCGAGTTCGCTCCTGCTGTGGATTGTCAAAAATCTGCTCAGGTGTTCCGGATTCGGTAATCTTACCGTTATCCATGAAAATCACACGATCCGCCACATCACGAGCAAAGTTCATCTCATGGGTTACAACAATCATCGTCATATTCTCTTCTGCGAGTTGCCTAATCACACGCAGCACCTCGCCTGTGAGCTCAGGATCAAGCGCTGAGGTAGGCTCGTCGAACAATAAAATATCCGGATTCAGCATTAACGCTCTCGCGATGGCAACCCGCTGCTTCTGTCCACCTGACAGCTTTGAGGGGTACACATCCGCTTTATCCGAAAGTCCTACCTTGGAGAGTAAATCCGTGCTTCTAGCCGTAATCTCCTTCACACTTTCTCGTTTCAACATTCTTGGAGCTAGCTCGAGGTTCCCCCGCACGGTTAGGTGTGGGAATAGGTTAAAGTGTTGGAACACCATTCCCATGGACGCTGTGATCTCACG
This window of the Paenibacillus sp. FSL R10-2734 genome carries:
- a CDS encoding amino acid ABC transporter ATP-binding protein, with the translated sequence MSSMIEVRDLQKSFGNLDVLKKVNFNIQSGEAVAVIGPSGSGKSTMLRSLVHLEEVTGGSIIIQGKALVENGKYASGASIREITASMGMVFQHFNLFPHLTVRGNLELAPRMLKRESVKEITARSTDLLSKVGLSDKADVYPSKLSGGQKQRVAIARALMLNPDILLFDEPTSALDPELTGEVLRVIRQLAEENMTMIVVTHEMNFARDVADRVIFMDNGKITESGTPEQIFDNPQQERTRAFLSQE